TGCGCGGTGGCGAGATCGGCGAACACACCGGGCGCGGCGATGATGTCGATGTGCTTCGAGACGTCGTTCATGGGTTTCACGCTACCCACCTGGCGTCGACCGAGCCCGAACGGCGAGTTCGGGCTCGGTCGAACGACGCGAATTAGGCGTCGACAGCCTCGTTCAGCTCACGCAGACGGGGCAGTGCGCGGTTGGTGAGCAGGTCCTCGCGGGTCTCGGCGGAGACAGCCATGCTGTCCTTCCACAGTGACCGCCCTGCCATCGCTCCGCGGGCACCGTTGGCGACGGCGATGCGGACCTGCTCGATGAACGTCTCGTGATCGACGCCCGCCGAGAGCACGGCCCACGGAACACCCTGTGCTGCTTCGGTCACCGCGGCACATGCCTCGGCGGAACCGGGGTAGGGAAGCTTGAGTACCTTGGCACCGCATTCGACCGAGATGCGGGTGGAGTCGGCGATGATCTTGCCGAAGCCGGCCTTGTAGTCCTCGTCGGACTCGTTCTCGAGCTGGTAGGTCAGGATCTCGACGATGAGCAGCAGACCCTCGGCCGAGCAGGCCTTGACGAGGTCGCGGATCTCCTCGGCAACACGGGAATCGACGCCCTGCTGCTCAGGGCGCATGTAGAACAGCATCTTGGCGACGTCTCCGCCGAGATCACGCACGACGCGGGGGGTCACGCCGTCGACGAAGCGGGTGTAGCGCAGACCGTCGGTCTCCTCGAAGCCCGAGGCATCCATGCCGACCACCAACGCGGTGTTGCGCGAGAGCACACCGTCGTCGACGATCTTCGGCAGTGCCACCTCCGGGTCCAGCAGGATCGCAGGCGCGTGATTGCCGAGGTAGCGAACCAGATCGGCCTTGGCCTCGGCGAGCTGCTCGACGGTGATCGAGCCCGGTCCGTCGGTGGCGTCCTTCATGACGGCCTTCATCCCGTTGCGCTGATCTCCGGCGACGATGAGCATGTTGCCGTCTGCGGTGGAGATGGCAGCCATTCCACGACGTTCGAGGGTGGTGAGTTCGTTCATCTTCTTCTCCTGGTGGGTGTTGGGGTCGAGCGCAGTCAAGACAACGTTGTCTCACTGCAGAAATGTGGGCTCAGATTTCTATGAGCGTCAGTAGGCGGGCGGCGAACAGTGCTGCACCGTAGGCGGTGTCCTGCGAGCGGGTCGAGACCGAAACGCCGGGCAGTACCTGAGCTCGTGCGTCTCGCACGCTGGCCATCCCGGCCCAGCCGCCGGTGAGCAATGTCGTCTTGGCAGGCGGCACCTCGGCGTCGAGTGCCTCGATGAGTCGAGCTACTTCGTCGTTGCCGTGCAACAGAATCGAACGGAACAGCTCCGCTGAATCGATACCGTCGGTGCGGACCGTGATGGACAGAACGCCGTCGTCGTTGCGGGCACCCGCGATGTCGATACCGCCGTCGGTGAACGGCCCACCTTCAGGCAGAGCGCACACTCGCTGATCCAGTAGATCGCGTCCGGTTCGATCGTTGATGTCGCACAGCTGCAACGCCCGTCGCATCAGCAAGCCGGTCTTGACTCCGGCAACGAGTACGTGTTGGCCCGGCACCACGTGGCGGACCGAGTTGATGAGATGCTCGGCGAGTCTGCTCCGCGCGGCCGTGGTCAAGGGAGCGTCGAGTACCCGCAGCAGAACCTCGGCGGTGCCCATCGACACGTGGTACCGGTCGTGAGGGATCGCTCCGCCGGACACTGCGGACACGAGATGGTCGTGACCGGCCACAGTGAGGCGAGCGCCGGCGATGGACTCGGGAAGAGTTGCCGCGTCGGCGGTTCCGAGGTCTGTTCCGGCGTCGACCAAGGGCGGAATGAAATCGGCTCCGACGCCCAAGTGCGTCAACATCTCCGACCAGGGTTCGCCGCTGTCCTGATCGAGTAGTCCGGTGCGCGAACTCAGCGAGTAGTCGGCCACGGCGCGGCCGCCG
The nucleotide sequence above comes from Rhodococcoides fascians A25f. Encoded proteins:
- a CDS encoding FGGY-family carbohydrate kinase, producing MNPRLVAGLDLGSTGVKVLVTDDAGTELLIEQSPTPWRHGPGGTTDLAAEDLLATIGQLLDAVARRLPDVTGDPAARIAAIAVSGMGETGFLLDEDNVVRAPAFAWFDPRGQQQVDNLPAELRDQFAGKTGLPVGVQVSVVKIAHLRDNGLSLNGLRWFNLPEFVVLSLGGRAVADYSLSSRTGLLDQDSGEPWSEMLTHLGVGADFIPPLVDAGTDLGTADAATLPESIAGARLTVAGHDHLVSAVSGGAIPHDRYHVSMGTAEVLLRVLDAPLTTAARSRLAEHLINSVRHVVPGQHVLVAGVKTGLLMRRALQLCDINDRTGRDLLDQRVCALPEGGPFTDGGIDIAGARNDDGVLSITVRTDGIDSAELFRSILLHGNDEVARLIEALDAEVPPAKTTLLTGGWAGMASVRDARAQVLPGVSVSTRSQDTAYGAALFAARLLTLIEI
- a CDS encoding tagatose-bisphosphate aldolase, translating into MNELTTLERRGMAAISTADGNMLIVAGDQRNGMKAVMKDATDGPGSITVEQLAEAKADLVRYLGNHAPAILLDPEVALPKIVDDGVLSRNTALVVGMDASGFEETDGLRYTRFVDGVTPRVVRDLGGDVAKMLFYMRPEQQGVDSRVAEEIRDLVKACSAEGLLLIVEILTYQLENESDEDYKAGFGKIIADSTRISVECGAKVLKLPYPGSAEACAAVTEAAQGVPWAVLSAGVDHETFIEQVRIAVANGARGAMAGRSLWKDSMAVSAETREDLLTNRALPRLRELNEAVDA